GCGTGCTGCTGCTGGACGAGCCGACCTCGGCGCTCGATCCCGAACTGGTCAACGAGGTGCTGGAGGTCATCCGGCGCCTCGCCATCGACGACGGGCTGACCATGATCATCTCGACCCATCAGATTCGCTTCGCTGATGAAGTCGCCGACCGCGTCGCGTTCCTGAGCAGTGGTGCGATCATCGAGGAGGGGCCCGCGCACGAGTTGCTCTCCAATCCCCGCAATCCGCTGACAGCGCGTTTCCTCAGCGTGATGGACGCCGACAAGACTCCGGAGACGGTGCGATGAGCATCGTCTCTCCAAGGTTCAAGACCGCGTTCCCTGAAGAGGCCATCTCATGAAGCATTTCACGCTGCCGGTTTCGCCGAAAACCGTCCACTGGGGCTATTTCTCCAAGCAGGTCACGCCGGCGCTGACGCTGCGCTCCGGGGATCGCGCCACCATCGAGACGCTGACCCATCACGCCAACGACGATTACGAGCGCATGATCCAGGGCGATCCCGGCGCCGAGAGCGTGTTTCACTGGACCCGCGAGCACAAGGCGGTGGCACGCCGCGGCTCGGGCCCCGTCGACGGCCCTTTCATCCGCGGTGCAGGCGAGGGGATCGGCGTGCATCTGCTCACCGGCCCCGTCGCGATCGAAGGCGCCGAACCCGGCGATATCCTCGAAGTGCGTATCCTCGACGTCCGGCCGCGGCCGAGTTGCAGCGCCTGCCATGCCGGCCGCTGCTTCGGCTCCAACGTCGCGGCGAACTGGGGCTTTCACTATCACGATCTGATCGCGGAGCCGAAGCCCCGGGAGGTCGTCACCATCTTCGAGCTGGACACCTCTGGTGAGCCCTACGCAAAGGCGGTCTACAACTACGTCTGGACGCCGCAGACCGATCCCGACGGCATCGTACATTCGACCATCGACTATCCCGGCGTGCGCGTCGACCACGCGACCATCACCAAGCGCGAGAACATCTTGTCCCGTGTGAAAGTGCCGGCGCGCCTGCATTTCGGCACGATGGGGCTTGCTCCCTCGGAAGCCGATTTCGTCAGCTCGATCCCACCGAGCTATACCGGCGGCAATATCGATGACTGGCGCATCGGCAAGGGCGCGCGGATGTTCTATCCGGTTGCGGTGCCCGGCGCCTATTTCTCGGTCGGCGATCCCCATGCAGCCCAGGGCGACAGTGAGCTCGGCGGCACCGCGATCGAGACCTCGCTGACCGGCGATTTCGAATTCATCCTGCACAAGAAGGCGGACCTTGCCGGCACCAGCCTCGACGGCCTCGATCATCCCATGCTCGAGACCGACCATACCTGGTCGTTCTACGGCTTCACCTATCCGAACTATCTCGCGACCCTCGGCACTGATGCGCAAACGGAGATTGCCAATCACAGTAGTCTCGACCGTGCGATGCGCGATGCGTTCCGCAAAGTTCGGCGTTTCCTGATGACCGTGCATCGTCTCAGCGAGGACGAGGCGATCTCGTTGATGTCGGTCGGCGCCGATTTCGGCGTCACGCAGGTCGTTGATGCCAATTGGGGCGTCCACGGCACGATCCGCAAGAACATCTTCCGGTGCGACTAATGCATTGAATGGCATTCGCTTTTGGGGTCAGCGTCGTGAACGACGAAGGTCATTTGCAGCCTGTCGCCGGGACGGATCATCGCGAACGTCTGGCACGGAGGTTGCTTCGATCGACCGCAATCTGGGTCGATCCGATGAGCTTCCGTCCTTTCACGAGCGAATCCTATGCGAAAGCCGACCGACCCGAAGCCTGGCGGGACGTGCTGGCTGATGTCGGTCTCCAACCAGTCAGTGGTCATAGTCTCTTCGACGGACATGCAACGGCCTCGCATCGCCACGCCGCAGGTGTTGCGCTGACGCGCATGGCTGCAGGCTCCCAAAGCGTCGGCCCGCTCTCGCAAGCAAACGAAGACATTCCGATCGCGCTGATACCTGTCGAGGACGGCATGGTGCTGAAAAGCGCCGGTGGCCACCGCATCATTCCCGTCGGTCACCTCGTGCTGCTGCCGCGCAACGGCGACTGGAGCATCGCGTTCCAACGCGACATGCGTGCCATCGTTCTGTCGGTCACATCGGATGCGCTGCATGGGCGTCACTCGGGCAAGCCGCGGCTTCGAGATCCTCGTGTCGTGCCGCCCGGCGGCTTTGCGGACGTGTTCGCACGGCTGCTGGACGCTGCCGCACGCGCGCTCGACACCTTGAGCGATGCCGAATGGAATTCTGTCGCGCAATCGCTCGTCGATCTGCACCTCACTCTCACGCATCTGGTGGCGGTCTCAAGCGCTGATGTCGGATCGAGTGCGACGCAGGCTGCGCTCCTGCACCGGATCTGCCAGACCATCGAGCGACAGCTCGGCGATGCCGATCTGGTACCGGCGCGCGTTGCGCAGGCCGAAGGGATCTCTGAACGGTACCTGCAAAAGCTGTTCGAGACAGTCGGCGACAATTTTACTCACTACGTCCGCGAGCGCCGGCTCCAGCACGCCTGGATTGATCTGTCCAACCCGACTGAAGCACATCGCTCGATCTCGGAGATCGCTTACGCCTACGGCTTCAGCGATTCCGCGCATTTCAGTCGCGCCTTCCGTCACCGTTTCGGCCTGCCGCCGCGCGAGTTTCGCCAGCAGGAGGCGGAGCGGGCGACGTTGCAGCATGGCATCGCCGGCCAGCGCGGCTGGCCGCAGGAGGCACTGGCGCAGCTTCGCGCCCATCAGAACCCGGAGGCACGCGGCAGAATCGCCTGCGTCGGCGCTGAACAGAAAACGACGACAGAGCGCAGGC
This genomic stretch from Bradyrhizobium daqingense harbors:
- a CDS encoding acetamidase/formamidase family protein — protein: MKHFTLPVSPKTVHWGYFSKQVTPALTLRSGDRATIETLTHHANDDYERMIQGDPGAESVFHWTREHKAVARRGSGPVDGPFIRGAGEGIGVHLLTGPVAIEGAEPGDILEVRILDVRPRPSCSACHAGRCFGSNVAANWGFHYHDLIAEPKPREVVTIFELDTSGEPYAKAVYNYVWTPQTDPDGIVHSTIDYPGVRVDHATITKRENILSRVKVPARLHFGTMGLAPSEADFVSSIPPSYTGGNIDDWRIGKGARMFYPVAVPGAYFSVGDPHAAQGDSELGGTAIETSLTGDFEFILHKKADLAGTSLDGLDHPMLETDHTWSFYGFTYPNYLATLGTDAQTEIANHSSLDRAMRDAFRKVRRFLMTVHRLSEDEAISLMSVGADFGVTQVVDANWGVHGTIRKNIFRCD